In Pseudonocardia sp. DSM 110487, the sequence CGGTGACTGCCGACCGATGATTCTCGTCAGCCGCGCAAGTCAGAACTGTCGAAGCCCGTCGAGCGAGGGAGCAGTGCATGACCAGCACGCACGAGAACCGCCCGATCCAGCACGGGGCGTCGGCCGCGTCCGCCGTGCCTCCGGTCGTTGACAGGGGGGCCTGGCAGGCCGCCCGCGACAAGCTACTGGTGCGCGAGAAGGCGCACACCCGAGAGGGCGACGCGATCGCAGCGGCCCGCCGTCGGCTCCCGATGACGGAGGTCGACGCAAACATCACCGTCGTCGGACCGGACGGGCCGACCACCCTCCTCGACCTGTTCGATGGCCGCGAGGAGCTCGTCGTCTACAAGCACATGTGGCACCTGGGCGAGCCGTTCGAGAACCAGTGCGAGGGCTGCACGCTGACCTACTTCGCCGTGCAGAACCCGGCCTACCTCCACGCACGGGGTGTCTCGTTCGCCGTGTTCGCCAAGGCGCCTTACGCCGACCTTGCGCCGTTCGTCGACTTCATGGGCTACCCCCACCACTGGTACTCCGTGGCCGACGTCGAGGACGACATCGTGAGCGGCGACGACTTCGGGACGTGGGTGTGCTTCCTGCGCCATGGCGACCGGGTGTTCCTCACCAATACCGTCACCGGCAGGGGGTGCGAGGCGACGATGCCTGCGCTCGCTCTCCTCGACATGACTGCCCGCGGCCGCATGGAGGCCTGGCAGGACTACCCCGAGGGTTGGCCCGAAGGCAAGAACCCAGGCTGGTTCTGGCGCAGCCACGAGGACGGCGTCGGGAACAACTGGACCGGCGGGCGGCCCACCGTCCAGTGGAGCCGCCCCGGCGCCGGGGCGGTGACGTCCGAGCCCCACCGTCATCACTGACGCCACCGGGACGGGACGACTTCGCGAGCCCCGCGATCCGAGACCTTCCGCGCGTGATTGATCCGAGGCGAGGCTGTTCGTCCTCGTCAGAACGGTGGGGTGAACCTCGGGTCGATCACGGGCACATGATCGATCCGAGGTTCATGTCCGGGTCGTGGCGATCACGTTGTCGTCGTCACCACTCGTTCCAGGCTCGCCAGTGCATCGTCGAGCGACTGCTGCAGGTCGGCGGCGGGAGTGCC encodes:
- a CDS encoding DUF899 family protein, with amino-acid sequence MTSTHENRPIQHGASAASAVPPVVDRGAWQAARDKLLVREKAHTREGDAIAAARRRLPMTEVDANITVVGPDGPTTLLDLFDGREELVVYKHMWHLGEPFENQCEGCTLTYFAVQNPAYLHARGVSFAVFAKAPYADLAPFVDFMGYPHHWYSVADVEDDIVSGDDFGTWVCFLRHGDRVFLTNTVTGRGCEATMPALALLDMTARGRMEAWQDYPEGWPEGKNPGWFWRSHEDGVGNNWTGGRPTVQWSRPGAGAVTSEPHRHH